Part of the Sulfurimonas denitrificans DSM 1251 genome is shown below.
ATTGCTTTTAGAGTTGCAGAAGATCATGATGTAAGATTACCAGCTATTGTAAATCAAGATGGTTTTATGACTTCTCATACAGCCCAAGGTGTACATACTTTAACTGATGACGTTGCTTATGGATTTGTAGGTGAATTTAAACCTATGAATGACATGTTAGATTTTGAACATCCTGTAACTCATGGTGTTCAGACCGAAGAAGATTGGCATTTTGAGCATAAAGCTCGTCAACATAATGATTTGATGACAAAAGTTATGCCTAAAATCAAAGAAGTTTTTGCAGATTTTGAAAAGCTTACAGGGCGTAAATATTCTCCAGTTGAAAAGTACGATATGGATGATGCAGACGTGTGTGTAGTATGTTTAGGAACATCAGTTGAGACTGCTCGTGAAGTTGCGAAAGAGATGAGAACTCAGGGTATTAAAGCTGGAGTTATAGGATTACGCGTAATTCGTCCGTTCCCATTCTTTGAGATAGCAGAAGCACTAAAAAATGTTAAGGCAATAGCTGCACTTGACCGCTCATCTCCAAATGGTGCTGCTGGAATGTTGTTTAATGAAATAGCAGGCTCACTGTACAATACACAAAATAGAGCGCTTCTTTCTGGCTATATTTATGGACTTGGTGGACGTGACTTGACAAAAGCTCATCTAGTGTCTCTGTTTAAAGAGTTACAAGCAAATGTTGATGCTGGTAAAGTAACTACTCAACTACAGCAGTTTATCGGTGTTCGTGGACCGAAACTGGCATATTTATAAGGAGAAAACTATGAGTGAAATGAAAAATATAAAAAACTTAAAAGAGTTTTCAACATCAGCTGACCGTTTTGAGGGAGCCAACCTTTTATGTCCAGGTTGTGCACACTCTATTATTGTTCGTGAAGTTTTAAATGCTACAAATGATGACTTAGTTCTATCTGCATCAACAGGATGTCTAGAGGTTTGTACAGCAGTTTATCCATATACTTCTTGGGATGCTTCTTGGATTCATATTGGATTTGAGAATAGTTCAACTGCAGTTGCTGGTGCTGAGACAATGTATAAAGCACTAAAGAAAAAAGGGCGCCTAAAGCAACCAGAACGTAATCCTAAGTTTGTATCTTTTGCAGGTGATGGCGCATCTTATGATATCGGTTTTCAGTGGATTTCTGGATGTATGGAGCGTGGACACAATATGATGCATGTCGTTCTTGATAATGAAGTTTACGCAAATACTGGAGGACAAAGATCATCTTCAACTCCAATTGGCTCAAGTGCTACTACATCTCCAGCTGGTCGTGTTAGTTATGGGGAGAAAAGAAACAAAAAAGATATGATGTCAATTATGGCAGCTCATGGCATACCATATGCTGCGCAAGTAGCTCCAAACAAGTGGAAAGATATGGTTAAGAAGATTCAACATGGTCTCTCAGTAGAGGGTCCTGTATTTATTAATGCAGTTTCTCCATGTACAACAGAGTGGAAATTTGATCCAAAAGATACAATGCACATTACAGATTTAGCAACAGATTCTTTAGTGTTTCCTCTTTATGAGATTATTGACGGAACAGAGTTAAATATTACATATAGACCTAAAAATGTTGTTCCTGTAGAGGAGTATTTAGCTGCTCAAGGGCGTTTTAAACACCTTTTCAAAGATGAGTACAAATACTTAATAAAAGAGTGGCAAGAGCGCGTAGATGCTAAATGGGCATATTTACAACGCCGTGAAGAGTCACGCGTATAAATTTTTGACGCTTTTAGCGTCAAAACCCTATGCCTAGATTACTTTTATGAAGATTTTTTCGTTTTTTTATCGTTACGTTTTTCTTTTAACGATTTTTCTGGTTTTTTCTTGACTGCTTTTTGAACATCTTTGCCTTTTGCCATAACATCTCCTTTGCTTAAACTAAAAATATAACTCTTCCTCTGCATTGTATATGATATATACTTAATGCAAGACTTTTAAACTTCTAAAATAACAATG
Proteins encoded:
- a CDS encoding 2-oxoacid:ferredoxin oxidoreductase subunit alpha encodes the protein MAFDKMELRDIEVWDGNFAAAQAMRQSQIDVVAAYPITPSTPIVEGYAQFLADGYIEGEFVMVESEHAAMSGCIGAAAAGGRVATATSSQGLALMSETLYQASGMRLPIVLNLVNRALASPLNVNGDHSDMYMVRDSGWIQFDAFCPQEAYDLNLIAFRVAEDHDVRLPAIVNQDGFMTSHTAQGVHTLTDDVAYGFVGEFKPMNDMLDFEHPVTHGVQTEEDWHFEHKARQHNDLMTKVMPKIKEVFADFEKLTGRKYSPVEKYDMDDADVCVVCLGTSVETAREVAKEMRTQGIKAGVIGLRVIRPFPFFEIAEALKNVKAIAALDRSSPNGAAGMLFNEIAGSLYNTQNRALLSGYIYGLGGRDLTKAHLVSLFKELQANVDAGKVTTQLQQFIGVRGPKLAYL
- a CDS encoding thiamine pyrophosphate-dependent enzyme translates to MSEMKNIKNLKEFSTSADRFEGANLLCPGCAHSIIVREVLNATNDDLVLSASTGCLEVCTAVYPYTSWDASWIHIGFENSSTAVAGAETMYKALKKKGRLKQPERNPKFVSFAGDGASYDIGFQWISGCMERGHNMMHVVLDNEVYANTGGQRSSSTPIGSSATTSPAGRVSYGEKRNKKDMMSIMAAHGIPYAAQVAPNKWKDMVKKIQHGLSVEGPVFINAVSPCTTEWKFDPKDTMHITDLATDSLVFPLYEIIDGTELNITYRPKNVVPVEEYLAAQGRFKHLFKDEYKYLIKEWQERVDAKWAYLQRREESRV